In the genome of Pseudomonadota bacterium, one region contains:
- a CDS encoding transglycosylase SLT domain-containing protein: protein MRIDFGASYKDISGLLKAPAHHAVKDESVSFEQDLKGVLTKTAKPTETIGDLQNPPQFAAIREGGRNPLEEFKASLRLPDSSLEMPRMTPLGASESQPIQVVDTAQNVKVPTVLEVKRIDLQNAPVIAERQVPQLATQEIRARLHSLSEKVGLDPALSMAVVKAESSFNTTAVSSDGHASKGLFQLLDTTGKFLLSKAGDTERSYDPFNPDLNMELGTSYLKYLHDIFRAPTDLPNKLRTHKAVDETSLEKLAVAAFNAGEGRVASAQNRSERAGRDPAHYDHVAPFLPRSTREYVTRVIDGKQLF from the coding sequence ATGCGTATCGATTTTGGAGCCTCATACAAAGATATCTCGGGCCTGCTTAAGGCGCCAGCTCACCATGCTGTAAAGGACGAGAGCGTTTCGTTTGAGCAGGATCTGAAAGGCGTGCTTACCAAAACCGCCAAACCTACTGAAACGATAGGGGATCTTCAAAATCCACCTCAATTTGCGGCCATTAGAGAGGGGGGCCGAAATCCGCTGGAGGAGTTTAAAGCGAGCCTGAGACTCCCCGATTCAAGCCTTGAGATGCCCCGTATGACCCCGCTTGGAGCTAGCGAGAGCCAGCCTATTCAAGTGGTGGACACGGCACAGAACGTCAAAGTTCCGACGGTGCTTGAGGTCAAGCGCATAGATCTACAGAACGCTCCGGTGATTGCTGAACGGCAAGTGCCGCAACTCGCAACGCAGGAGATCCGTGCTCGGCTGCACTCCCTGAGTGAGAAGGTTGGGCTAGACCCAGCGCTATCAATGGCGGTTGTTAAGGCAGAATCTAGTTTTAATACAACAGCGGTTAGCTCCGATGGGCACGCCTCAAAGGGACTCTTTCAGCTCCTAGATACAACCGGCAAGTTTCTCCTCTCCAAAGCTGGGGATACCGAGAGGAGCTACGACCCCTTTAATCCCGATCTTAATATGGAGCTCGGCACCTCTTACCTGAAGTACCTGCACGATATCTTTCGTGCGCCGACCGATCTCCCCAATAAGCTAAGAACCCATAAGGCTGTTGATGAAACTTCGTTAGAGAAGTTGGCGGTTGCGGCGTTCAATGCTGGTGAGGGTAGGGTAGCTTCTGCTCAAAATCGTAGTGAACGGGCAGGACGTGACCCTGCACACTACGACCATGTGGCCCCATTTCTTCCCCGTTCGACCCGTGAGTACGTTACTAGGGTGATCGATGGTAAGCAGCTTTTCTAG
- the ung gene encoding uracil-DNA glycosylase has translation MGTAAHITTPKLTWTEVLSGEREQPYFRELLDFVESERRTGTVVYPKNAEVFNALQCTPFDQAKVVIIGQDPYHGPNQAHGLCFSVKAPTPPPPSLVNIFLELEGDLGIARSKQGDLEPWARQGVLLLNSVLTVEEGKPGSHALRGWERFTDRIIRELNDHGSHIVFMLWGAYAQKKGAFVDRAKHLVLEAPHPSPLSAYRGFLGCKHFSQANDYLLQHGLVPVDWRLSDHL, from the coding sequence ATGGGTACTGCTGCTCATATAACAACACCGAAATTAACCTGGACAGAGGTGCTCAGCGGAGAGCGGGAGCAACCCTATTTCCGTGAGCTGCTAGATTTTGTTGAGTCTGAGCGCCGTACAGGCACCGTCGTATATCCAAAAAACGCCGAGGTTTTTAACGCCCTGCAATGTACCCCATTCGATCAGGCCAAGGTGGTTATTATCGGACAGGATCCCTATCACGGACCAAATCAGGCACACGGTCTCTGTTTTTCTGTCAAAGCACCAACGCCTCCTCCGCCAAGTTTAGTTAATATCTTCCTTGAACTTGAGGGCGACCTCGGTATTGCGAGGTCAAAACAGGGAGATCTTGAGCCGTGGGCTCGGCAGGGGGTGCTTTTACTTAACTCTGTCTTAACCGTTGAGGAGGGCAAGCCAGGCTCGCATGCGTTACGGGGATGGGAGCGATTTACGGATCGGATCATTCGAGAGTTAAATGATCACGGCTCACATATAGTGTTTATGTTGTGGGGCGCCTATGCGCAGAAAAAAGGGGCGTTCGTTGATCGTGCCAAGCACCTAGTACTTGAGGCGCCGCACCCTTCACCCCTTTCGGCTTACCGTGGGTTTCTTGGATGCAAGCACTTCTCTCAGGCCAATGACTATCTATTACAGCACGGACTAGTGCCGGTAGATTGGCGCTTGTCTGACCATTTATAG
- a CDS encoding DUF4143 domain-containing protein, translating into MYNRRLTAPNHSFFLFGPRATGKTTWLRNQVSASLWVNLLLDEELIPILTSQVQFRAQVNALPAGSWVVIDEVQKAPSLLNHIQDIISLRGDDIRFALSGSSARKLRRMNVNLLAGRVIQRNFFPLTFAELGAEYSLESAITTGLLPGIVNQKEFGPEMLEAYVATYLKEEIRQEALVKDIASFTRFLRIASIMNGQLLSYTNVARDAGVARSTVERYFEILVDTLIATIVPAWQPRAKVREVAQPKFFLFDCGVARALQGLIRDTPREYETGALLETLVLHELRAAISYLNCGGEIYHWRTSGGSEIDFIWQRGERVIGFEIKSSSQWRSDFGKSLRPLLHEKKLSRGIVIFRGKTPTLQEGVEGFPLLNFLQLLWSGEILR; encoded by the coding sequence ATGTATAATAGGCGGCTAACTGCTCCAAATCACTCGTTCTTTCTCTTTGGTCCGCGCGCCACAGGGAAAACAACATGGCTCCGTAACCAGGTATCAGCAAGCTTATGGGTAAATTTGCTGCTCGATGAAGAGCTTATTCCGATCCTTACCAGCCAAGTCCAATTTAGAGCTCAAGTGAATGCCCTACCAGCCGGGTCTTGGGTTGTCATCGACGAAGTACAGAAAGCACCCTCTCTCTTAAACCATATTCAGGATATCATCTCCCTACGTGGTGATGATATCCGTTTCGCGCTGAGTGGTTCGAGCGCGCGTAAGCTGCGGCGCATGAATGTTAACCTACTCGCCGGGCGCGTCATTCAGCGTAACTTCTTTCCCCTCACGTTTGCCGAACTCGGAGCTGAATATTCGCTAGAGTCAGCAATCACGACGGGGCTACTTCCTGGCATAGTGAACCAAAAGGAATTCGGCCCCGAGATGTTGGAAGCCTACGTCGCTACCTATCTCAAAGAAGAGATTCGCCAGGAGGCTCTCGTAAAAGATATCGCTTCGTTTACCCGCTTCCTTCGAATTGCCTCTATCATGAATGGGCAGCTACTTTCTTACACTAACGTCGCGCGTGATGCAGGTGTCGCGAGGAGCACTGTCGAAAGATATTTTGAGATCCTCGTCGACACACTCATCGCTACAATCGTCCCAGCTTGGCAGCCTCGTGCAAAGGTGCGCGAGGTCGCTCAGCCAAAGTTCTTTCTTTTTGATTGTGGCGTTGCTCGAGCACTACAGGGACTGATCCGTGATACTCCCCGAGAGTATGAAACCGGCGCATTACTCGAAACTCTCGTTTTGCATGAACTGAGAGCCGCAATTTCCTACTTAAACTGTGGCGGCGAAATCTACCACTGGAGAACAAGTGGCGGCTCAGAGATAGATTTTATTTGGCAAAGAGGTGAGCGTGTCATTGGCTTTGAGATCAAGTCATCGAGCCAGTGGCGCTCAGATTTCGGAAAGTCCCTGCGTCCCCTTCTTCACGAAAAGAAGCTCTCAAGAGGTATCGTTATCTTCCGGGGCAAAACTCCAACATTGCAAGAAGGCGTCGAAGGATTTCCGTTGTTGAACTTTCTTCAACTGCTCTGGAGTGGAGAGATTCTGAGGTAG
- a CDS encoding flagellin, which yields MGLGIKTNVASLRAQRNIKLSTETLNQSYQRISSGLRINRSTDDAAGLAIAQSLRGDTRVSAVSTRNATDGISIISIADGAIGQISQVLTRLVELSEQSINGAYSNQQRAALQSEFSALLSEVERVAHTTTFNGLQLLSGGGGVSFQVGFDGTSLSQISFSGVQATLASLGLAAAGSSVHTYSLFGATTLESQSASRLALDAIKAAVTSVTRNRGTLGAVESRLAMTIRDLAVARENFQAAESAIMDIDVAAESTELSRSTILQQAGTAILAQANMQPRLVLSLLRD from the coding sequence ATGGGGTTAGGCATTAAAACAAATGTCGCGTCCTTGAGAGCTCAACGTAATATAAAGCTCTCAACTGAGACCCTGAACCAGTCGTATCAAAGGATCTCAAGTGGATTGCGTATCAATCGCTCGACCGATGACGCGGCGGGTTTGGCGATTGCGCAAAGTTTACGTGGAGATACCCGCGTTTCAGCTGTCTCCACTAGGAATGCTACAGATGGTATCTCTATCATCTCTATTGCTGATGGAGCTATTGGGCAGATCTCACAGGTACTGACGCGCTTGGTTGAGTTGAGCGAGCAGTCTATTAACGGGGCATATAGTAATCAGCAGCGCGCGGCGCTACAAAGCGAATTCTCTGCGCTGCTAAGCGAGGTTGAGCGGGTTGCACACACTACAACGTTCAACGGGTTGCAGTTGTTGAGTGGTGGTGGTGGCGTTTCCTTTCAGGTTGGTTTTGATGGGACCTCGCTCTCGCAGATCTCGTTCTCAGGTGTTCAGGCCACCCTGGCGTCGCTTGGCCTGGCGGCAGCGGGATCATCGGTCCATACCTATTCTTTATTCGGAGCGACAACTCTTGAATCCCAATCAGCTTCAAGGCTTGCGCTCGATGCTATTAAAGCCGCTGTTACCTCAGTTACAAGAAACAGGGGTACCCTCGGTGCTGTAGAGAGTCGCCTTGCTATGACCATTAGGGATCTCGCCGTAGCGCGCGAGAACTTCCAAGCCGCAGAGAGCGCTATTATGGATATAGATGTAGCGGCCGAGAGCACGGAGCTCTCGCGTTCAACGATCCTGCAGCAGGCGGGAACAGCCATCCTGGCACAGGCCAATATGCAGCCCCGTTTGGTTCTCTCGCTGCTGCGTGATTAA
- a CDS encoding class I fructose-bisphosphate aldolase: protein MNISDIAEFLGSEAKSLLEHTCKGIPATQISQPGPDFIERVLSHSDRSVPVLRSIQSLYDHGRLNGTGYLSILPVDQGIEHSAGASFAKNPIYFDPENIVRLAIEGGCNAVATTYGGLGSVARKYAHRIPFILKINHNELLSYPNRHDQVMFAQVRDAWNQGCTAIGATIYFGSPESTRQIVEVSKVFSEAHSLGMATILWCYVRNAGFKVNGVNHEVAADLTGQANHLGATIGADIVKQKLPENNGGFKALNTGTSSYGKLDERMYTTLCSEHIIDMARYQVANCYMGRIGLINSGGGSGSNDLSEAVKTAVINKRAGGMGLISGRKAFQKPMKDGVELLNAIQDVYLCKDLTIA from the coding sequence ATGAATATAAGCGACATAGCAGAGTTCTTAGGATCAGAGGCCAAGTCATTACTTGAACATACCTGTAAGGGCATCCCAGCTACACAGATCTCACAGCCGGGGCCAGATTTTATCGAGCGGGTATTATCCCACTCCGACCGCTCGGTGCCAGTCCTGCGTTCAATTCAATCGCTCTATGATCATGGCCGCCTAAATGGCACCGGATACCTCTCGATCCTGCCAGTTGATCAAGGCATTGAGCACTCAGCAGGGGCTTCATTCGCAAAGAATCCAATTTATTTTGATCCGGAGAATATCGTGCGCCTTGCTATCGAGGGAGGGTGTAACGCGGTTGCAACAACCTACGGCGGCCTTGGTAGTGTAGCGCGCAAGTATGCGCATCGGATTCCGTTTATCCTGAAGATTAATCATAACGAGCTACTCTCTTATCCGAACAGACACGACCAGGTCATGTTTGCGCAGGTACGGGATGCTTGGAACCAGGGCTGTACCGCTATAGGAGCAACGATCTACTTCGGCTCGCCCGAATCTACCCGTCAGATCGTAGAGGTCTCTAAGGTGTTCTCAGAGGCGCACTCACTCGGTATGGCAACCATTCTGTGGTGCTACGTTCGTAATGCAGGCTTTAAGGTTAACGGTGTTAACCACGAAGTTGCTGCGGACCTAACCGGCCAGGCTAACCATCTAGGTGCAACGATTGGGGCTGATATCGTCAAGCAGAAGCTGCCCGAAAACAACGGAGGCTTTAAGGCGCTTAATACCGGCACATCATCGTACGGCAAGCTCGATGAGCGTATGTACACTACGCTCTGTAGCGAGCATATCATCGACATGGCTCGTTACCAGGTTGCAAACTGCTATATGGGTCGCATCGGCTTGATTAACTCAGGTGGTGGTTCGGGTAGTAACGATCTGAGTGAGGCCGTTAAGACCGCCGTGATTAATAAACGCGCGGGTGGTATGGGGCTAATCTCTGGTCGTAAAGCCTTCCAGAAGCCGATGAAGGATGGTGTCGAGCTCCTAAACGCAATTCAGGATGTGTACCTCTGTAAGGATCTTACGATCGCCTAA
- a CDS encoding glycosyltransferase family 87 protein: MRSIALKLIALLVFACLSYYATTYVTEDDLIDLKIYLYSAERLSRGEPIYNVRYAFPLRATDFELQYLYPPALAALLAPLVSISTTIITPIITPIIIFVWQCGSIIALALTAYMLAQLLSGYLGTGRSPANSYVLFLLLALWPPTLYGIAWGQVNAFILALLVGAAFFTSKRRDRLAGLSLGLAIALKATPAILIVPFIVNKRWRALFYCCLGALAAHLPLMLYPNGLATIQSFLSTVGEIAAGQVVKDPFYDYSLRHFAPFFVDAPATLFLVFSLSLITAYLVLLFRMSRLPVNGAPQSLSHDLLCAFQLLSGIPIMIITSPLVWFHHLVWLFPPLAAVMFLGKTPFIRGSGRLIYIILAPLLYVHVFIRHWEQPGEWIIKTLPLVLSVMTFFLLAKLITRHRTE, translated from the coding sequence ATGCGCTCAATTGCACTGAAACTCATCGCTCTGCTTGTTTTCGCTTGCCTGAGCTACTATGCAACAACCTATGTAACCGAAGATGATCTTATTGATCTGAAAATTTATCTCTATAGTGCCGAGCGCCTCAGTCGAGGTGAGCCTATCTATAATGTTCGCTATGCATTTCCCCTACGCGCTACAGATTTTGAATTGCAATACCTCTACCCTCCAGCCCTTGCCGCACTCCTCGCCCCATTAGTAAGTATCTCCACTACGATAATAACTCCGATAATAACTCCGATAATCATATTCGTCTGGCAATGCGGGAGCATAATCGCCCTCGCTTTAACGGCATATATGCTTGCACAGTTGCTATCTGGGTACTTAGGTACAGGCCGATCACCAGCAAACAGCTACGTCTTATTCTTACTCCTAGCACTGTGGCCCCCTACACTTTACGGCATTGCGTGGGGTCAAGTGAACGCTTTTATCCTGGCCCTATTGGTCGGCGCTGCATTTTTTACCTCGAAACGACGAGACCGCCTAGCAGGACTGTCTCTAGGTCTTGCAATCGCCCTCAAGGCAACCCCTGCAATCCTGATTGTGCCATTTATAGTAAACAAGCGCTGGCGGGCGCTCTTTTATTGCTGCTTGGGAGCGCTGGCTGCTCATCTTCCCCTCATGCTGTATCCAAACGGTCTTGCAACGATCCAGAGCTTTCTGAGTACAGTAGGCGAGATAGCCGCAGGGCAGGTAGTTAAGGATCCCTTCTACGACTACTCACTACGTCACTTTGCGCCGTTCTTTGTTGATGCACCGGCGACGCTTTTTTTGGTGTTTTCACTCTCTCTCATAACCGCATATCTAGTGCTACTGTTTCGCATGTCGCGCCTACCCGTTAATGGCGCACCGCAATCGTTATCACACGATCTTCTGTGTGCTTTCCAGCTCCTTAGCGGTATCCCAATCATGATCATTACCTCCCCCCTTGTTTGGTTTCATCACTTAGTTTGGCTCTTTCCGCCCTTGGCAGCAGTAATGTTTTTGGGCAAGACCCCCTTTATTCGTGGATCCGGGCGGCTGATATATATCATTTTAGCCCCTTTGTTATATGTGCACGTATTTATTCGCCACTGGGAGCAGCCTGGAGAGTGGATTATCAAAACACTCCCGCTAGTCCTCTCTGTAATGACATTTTTTTTGCTGGCAAAGCTTATTACACGTCACCGCACCGAGTAG
- a CDS encoding AAA family ATPase — protein MQSCLPPYMELIAKLDLPVLVVSLHYLGSINHTLLTIEALRARGVAIMGVVFNGAELPDSERIIERLGQVHIIGRIPELAELSPETIRSVVPQLKLYYLTSQARSIGPGS, from the coding sequence GTGCAAAGCTGCCTACCACCATATATGGAGCTTATCGCCAAGCTTGACCTACCGGTGCTCGTAGTATCACTCCATTATCTAGGCAGTATTAATCACACCCTCCTTACTATTGAAGCTCTTCGTGCAAGGGGTGTCGCGATTATGGGCGTTGTTTTTAACGGAGCAGAGCTACCTGACTCTGAGCGTATTATCGAGCGCTTAGGGCAGGTGCACATTATCGGCAGGATTCCAGAACTTGCAGAGCTCTCACCGGAGACTATTCGCTCAGTAGTTCCGCAGCTGAAGCTATACTATTTAACTAGTCAGGCCCGCTCAATAGGTCCCGGTTCATAG
- the rsgA gene encoding ribosome small subunit-dependent GTPase A, whose product MTEQLSNLGTVLEAARRQVTILSEQGEVVTGTVSTKAIKVVVGDTVTFENRNGRIFVTAGSHSTHNLYRSYRGVLKKMGANVDLLFVIGAVGQILNSVVIDRMLVAARVQSIPTVLVINKVDLGLEELSQLLEVYRKIGIEVICCSAKLSQNMEQIEARINADGVRIVALCGVSGVGKSTILNHMIPEAERRVGEVSHRTGQGRQTTTQPRGFLYNKTGQRIIIDLPGVQFFGLSHASVEGVMRAFPEFVESAVGCRFADCRHLQEPECAVRDAIANGTIASWRYDSYLQILEEIEDARKY is encoded by the coding sequence ATGACGGAACAACTAAGCAACTTAGGCACAGTTCTTGAGGCGGCACGTCGTCAGGTAACCATACTTTCCGAACAGGGAGAGGTGGTTACGGGCACGGTATCGACCAAGGCGATTAAGGTTGTTGTGGGTGATACGGTTACCTTTGAAAATAGAAACGGTAGGATATTTGTAACAGCAGGGTCCCACTCGACGCATAATCTCTATCGATCGTACCGAGGGGTACTCAAAAAGATGGGAGCGAACGTAGATCTGCTCTTTGTGATAGGGGCGGTTGGGCAGATCCTGAACTCAGTTGTGATCGATCGCATGTTGGTTGCGGCACGGGTGCAATCTATCCCTACAGTATTAGTTATAAACAAAGTGGATCTAGGACTTGAGGAGCTCTCCCAGCTGCTAGAGGTGTACCGCAAGATAGGTATAGAAGTTATCTGCTGCAGTGCGAAGTTGTCGCAGAACATGGAGCAGATAGAGGCGCGGATAAATGCCGATGGGGTGCGCATTGTAGCTCTGTGTGGAGTTTCAGGTGTTGGAAAGAGTACTATCCTTAATCACATGATCCCAGAGGCAGAGAGAAGAGTTGGTGAGGTAAGTCATAGGACCGGGCAGGGACGGCAGACGACAACGCAGCCGCGCGGATTTTTATATAATAAGACCGGGCAGAGGATTATAATAGATCTTCCCGGCGTTCAGTTCTTCGGGCTTTCGCACGCCTCCGTTGAGGGCGTTATGAGGGCATTTCCGGAGTTCGTAGAGAGCGCAGTAGGGTGCCGTTTTGCCGATTGTCGCCACTTGCAGGAGCCTGAGTGCGCTGTGCGGGATGCGATTGCAAACGGCACGATTGCTTCCTGGCGTTACGACTCATACCTTCAGATCCTTGAGGAGATAGAGGATGCACGAAAATACTAG
- a CDS encoding NAD-dependent deacylase, whose protein sequence is MRDRHVVVLSGAGISAESGLGVFRGSGGLWEGMQISQIATPEGWRRDPGQVLRFYNKRRRSIQASKPNAAHLALKELESLFKVTIITQNIDDLHERAGSSEVIHLHGEIMKARSSRNEKLLRDCTTDIELGDRCEEGSQLRPHVVWFGEAVPLMERAIEVAKSADFFIVVGTSLEVYPAASLVDHVPFESTKFVVDPNPSGLADETFHVVQTIASEGVPRIVSQLRAMMA, encoded by the coding sequence GTGCGAGATCGCCACGTTGTTGTACTATCCGGTGCTGGCATAAGCGCAGAGAGCGGCCTAGGCGTCTTTCGTGGCAGTGGTGGTTTATGGGAGGGGATGCAGATATCACAGATCGCAACTCCAGAGGGTTGGCGACGTGATCCGGGGCAGGTCTTGCGCTTTTACAACAAGCGGCGTCGTTCGATACAGGCTTCTAAGCCGAACGCAGCGCACCTAGCGCTCAAGGAGCTTGAAAGCCTCTTTAAGGTTACGATTATTACGCAAAATATCGACGATCTGCACGAGCGCGCCGGAAGTAGCGAGGTTATCCACCTGCACGGCGAGATTATGAAGGCACGCAGCTCTCGCAATGAAAAGCTACTGCGCGATTGCACGACCGATATCGAGCTTGGAGATCGGTGTGAGGAGGGCTCACAGCTTCGTCCGCACGTAGTTTGGTTCGGTGAGGCGGTGCCGCTGATGGAGCGCGCCATTGAGGTCGCAAAGAGCGCCGATTTCTTTATCGTAGTTGGAACATCACTAGAGGTCTATCCGGCGGCAAGCTTGGTAGATCATGTGCCGTTTGAGTCTACGAAGTTTGTAGTCGATCCAAACCCTTCTGGATTAGCCGACGAGACCTTTCATGTTGTGCAGACGATAGCTAGTGAGGGGGTCCCACGTATTGTCAGTCAGCTGCGCGCTATGATGGCGTAG
- a CDS encoding flagellin produces the protein MAINIRTNLPSLIAQRNVDQSSERLKTSYARLASGLRINRASDDAAGLAIAEGLKAESAIATVAIRNANDGISVISIADQAIGQIGATLNRLSELAEQSANGVFDHVQRSAMQNEFSALASEVERIAVTTKFNGLNLLSSGQSLVFQIGFDGSSLSRLSYDNVDTTLQAIGLAAAGESAPTYSISGATVAEAQSAARLALDAIALAVVSINNNRGRLGALESRLHTSINNLQVARENFTAAESQIRDVDVATEAAELTRLSILQQAGAAILAQANQQPKLALQLLQ, from the coding sequence ATGGCGATTAATATTCGAACGAACCTACCCTCGCTAATAGCACAAAGAAACGTAGATCAGTCGAGTGAGCGTCTCAAGACATCATACGCCCGATTAGCGAGCGGACTTAGGATCAATCGAGCAAGCGATGATGCTGCAGGTCTCGCGATAGCAGAGGGCCTGAAGGCAGAATCTGCGATAGCAACGGTAGCTATTAGAAATGCTAACGATGGTATCTCTGTTATTTCGATAGCAGATCAGGCGATTGGACAGATCGGGGCAACCTTGAATAGACTTTCCGAACTAGCAGAACAGAGCGCCAACGGTGTATTCGACCATGTACAGCGTTCGGCGATGCAAAACGAGTTCTCAGCACTTGCAAGCGAAGTTGAACGTATTGCAGTAACGACCAAGTTTAACGGGCTGAACCTACTGAGTAGCGGCCAGTCACTTGTGTTCCAGATCGGTTTCGACGGAAGCTCGCTCTCACGCTTATCTTACGACAACGTTGACACAACGTTACAAGCGATTGGCCTAGCAGCAGCGGGCGAATCGGCACCAACCTACTCGATTTCAGGAGCTACCGTTGCAGAGGCGCAATCCGCTGCTCGGCTGGCGCTAGATGCAATTGCGCTTGCGGTAGTTTCGATTAACAACAATCGTGGTCGACTTGGAGCATTGGAGAGCCGCCTTCATACCTCGATCAATAATCTGCAAGTTGCTCGTGAAAACTTCACAGCGGCAGAGAGTCAGATTAGAGATGTGGATGTTGCTACGGAAGCTGCGGAGCTGACGCGCCTTAGCATCTTGCAACAGGCCGGCGCTGCGATCTTGGCACAGGCCAATCAACAGCCGAAGTTAGCCCTGCAGTTACTACAGTAA
- a CDS encoding cupin domain-containing protein: MSKIPNIKWPILGKLSQREFLSRYWQKRPLLMKRALYPFPDVITPEEVAGMSCDERVESRLIMEKGGRHPWELKRGPFKPAMFKKLPKSHWTILVNGADRFVPTLNGFLDHFSFIPFWRMDDIMVSYADDKGNVGAHVDNFDVFLVQAAGKREWRIESQPILKDDFIPDLPVRLLKKFKPTHKWVLEPGDILYLPPRFPHHGIARGNGCMTISVGFRAPSTSELINNVVASALSQIDETVRFSDPDLKAQAPGEISKSAIKKISASIKEALTNESFIADWLGRFTTEPYCDVKLEANAYPVTQAKVAKVIRESAFIVRAEGSRLAFVRNSKTAISLFVNGERRELSGKVALCAQILADRIIVPVGDIISLLNDGQVQQLFVNLLSTGAVVLEE; this comes from the coding sequence ATGAGCAAAATACCAAATATTAAATGGCCCATTCTCGGAAAGCTCTCTCAACGTGAGTTTTTAAGTCGCTACTGGCAGAAACGTCCCCTTTTGATGAAGCGCGCGCTTTATCCCTTCCCGGACGTGATCACCCCAGAGGAGGTGGCTGGCATGAGCTGTGACGAGCGTGTTGAATCGCGCTTAATCATGGAGAAGGGGGGGCGTCACCCGTGGGAGCTTAAGCGCGGGCCCTTTAAGCCCGCAATGTTTAAGAAGCTCCCGAAGAGCCACTGGACCATCCTGGTAAACGGCGCTGACCGATTTGTCCCAACCCTTAACGGATTTCTTGACCATTTCTCGTTCATCCCATTCTGGCGCATGGATGACATCATGGTGAGCTACGCTGATGACAAGGGAAACGTCGGGGCACACGTTGATAACTTCGATGTATTTCTAGTTCAAGCAGCAGGTAAACGTGAGTGGAGGATCGAGAGTCAGCCGATCTTAAAGGATGATTTTATTCCCGATCTGCCGGTCAGGCTCCTTAAGAAATTTAAGCCCACTCATAAATGGGTGCTTGAGCCCGGTGATATACTCTATCTGCCGCCCCGTTTTCCGCACCACGGAATTGCACGCGGTAATGGCTGCATGACGATCTCGGTTGGATTTCGAGCGCCTAGCACGAGCGAGCTAATTAACAACGTAGTGGCGAGCGCCCTTTCTCAGATTGATGAGACCGTTAGATTCTCGGACCCTGATTTAAAAGCTCAGGCGCCGGGAGAGATCTCAAAATCTGCTATCAAGAAGATCTCCGCTTCAATTAAAGAGGCGCTGACTAATGAGAGTTTTATCGCTGATTGGCTCGGTCGTTTTACAACTGAGCCGTACTGTGATGTAAAGCTTGAAGCTAACGCGTATCCCGTAACGCAAGCAAAGGTTGCCAAGGTTATTCGAGAGTCCGCCTTTATCGTACGCGCAGAGGGTTCAAGGCTCGCATTTGTGCGAAACAGTAAGACCGCCATCTCGCTCTTCGTTAACGGCGAGCGCCGAGAGCTTTCAGGCAAGGTCGCCCTGTGTGCTCAGATCCTGGCCGATCGAATTATCGTGCCGGTAGGTGACATAATTTCGCTCTTAAATGACGGGCAGGTGCAGCAACTCTTTGTGAATCTATTGAGTACTGGTGCTGTTGTGCTTGAGGAATAA